The Siniperca chuatsi isolate FFG_IHB_CAS linkage group LG7, ASM2008510v1, whole genome shotgun sequence genome includes a window with the following:
- the LOC122878883 gene encoding ras-related protein Rab-1B-like isoform X2, translating to MNPEYDYLFKLLLIGDSGVGKSCLLLRFADDTYTDSYISTIGVDFKIRTIDMDGKTVKLQIWDTAGQERFRTITSSYYRGAHGIIIVYDVTEQESFNNVKQWLDEIDRYACENVSQLLVGNKSDLVSKKVVDAATAQDLASSLKISFLETSAKSSDNVERAFLTMASEIHKRLANEGGGMQGESKEARAQSAKINSAPLWLGGEKQTQEASNCC from the exons ATGAATCCTGAATA TGACTACCTGTTCAAACTTCTTCTGATTGGTGACTCTGGAGTCGGAAAGTCATGTCTGCTGCTGCGATTCGCG GATGACACCTACACTGACAGCTACATCTCCACCATCGGAGTCGACTTCAAGATCAGGACCATCGACATGGACGGGAAGACAGTGAAACTACAGATT tgGGACACAGCAGGTCAGGAGAGGTTTCGAACCATCACCTCCAGCTACTACAGAGGAGCTCACGGCATCATCATCGTCTACGACGTCACTGAgcag GAGTCCTTTAACAACGTGAAGCAGTGGTTGGATGAAATAGATCGTTACGCCTGTGAAAACGTCTCACAGCTGCTGGTGGGAAACAAGTCTGACCTCGTTAGTAAGAAAGTGGTGGACGCTGCCACTGCTCAG gaCCTGGCCTCGTCTCTTAAGATCTCCTTTCTGGAGACGAGTGCTAAGAGCTCTGATAACGTGGAGAGGGCTTTCCTCACCATGGCCTCTGAGATCCACAAGCGCCTGGCCAATGAGGGAGGGGGCATGCAGGGCGAGTCGAAAGAGGCCAGGGCCCAGAGCGCCAAGATCAACAGCGCCCCTCTGTGGCTGGGAGGGGAAAAACAGACGCAGGAGGCCAGTAACTGCTGCTGA
- the LOC122878883 gene encoding ras-related protein Rab-1B-like isoform X1: MYIYVCVCVSSSSDYLFKLLLIGDSGVGKSCLLLRFADDTYTDSYISTIGVDFKIRTIDMDGKTVKLQIWDTAGQERFRTITSSYYRGAHGIIIVYDVTEQESFNNVKQWLDEIDRYACENVSQLLVGNKSDLVSKKVVDAATAQDLASSLKISFLETSAKSSDNVERAFLTMASEIHKRLANEGGGMQGESKEARAQSAKINSAPLWLGGEKQTQEASNCC, translated from the exons atgtacatctatgtgtgcgtgtgcgtgtccTCCTCCAGTGACTACCTGTTCAAACTTCTTCTGATTGGTGACTCTGGAGTCGGAAAGTCATGTCTGCTGCTGCGATTCGCG GATGACACCTACACTGACAGCTACATCTCCACCATCGGAGTCGACTTCAAGATCAGGACCATCGACATGGACGGGAAGACAGTGAAACTACAGATT tgGGACACAGCAGGTCAGGAGAGGTTTCGAACCATCACCTCCAGCTACTACAGAGGAGCTCACGGCATCATCATCGTCTACGACGTCACTGAgcag GAGTCCTTTAACAACGTGAAGCAGTGGTTGGATGAAATAGATCGTTACGCCTGTGAAAACGTCTCACAGCTGCTGGTGGGAAACAAGTCTGACCTCGTTAGTAAGAAAGTGGTGGACGCTGCCACTGCTCAG gaCCTGGCCTCGTCTCTTAAGATCTCCTTTCTGGAGACGAGTGCTAAGAGCTCTGATAACGTGGAGAGGGCTTTCCTCACCATGGCCTCTGAGATCCACAAGCGCCTGGCCAATGAGGGAGGGGGCATGCAGGGCGAGTCGAAAGAGGCCAGGGCCCAGAGCGCCAAGATCAACAGCGCCCCTCTGTGGCTGGGAGGGGAAAAACAGACGCAGGAGGCCAGTAACTGCTGCTGA